CCAGGTGGCCAGGGCCCGTCCGGTCTTGGCCATGACGTCCGGGTCGGCGGCCAGTGCGGCGACGGCCCGGCCGAGGTAGGCCGGGGTCTCGGAGTGCACGAAGTTCGGGTCCTGGGCAGCGCCGTCGCGCCAGTTGGCCTCGGTGACGCCGAAGTGTTCCAGCAGGGCTTCGGAGCGCAGGAAGCCGGGCGTGATGGCCACGGCCGCGACACCGTGGGGCCGCAGCTCAGCGGCCTGGGCAACGGCGAGGCGGATGACCGCGGACTTCGCCAGGTCGTAGAAGAACGTGCCGCGGTAGCGGGCGGTGTTGCCGTCGGTGACCTCCACGACCAGGCCGCTCTTGCGGGCGACCATGAGCGGGAGCGCGAACCGGCTGGTGATGACGTGGGTCTCCACCGCCTGCCGCAGCAACCGCAGACCGGTGTCCAGGTCCTGCTCCCACAGGGGGTGTTCCCAGTCGGTCAGCGGGTCTCCGCCCCATACGGAGTTCACCAGGACGTCGAGCCGTCCGTCCTGTTCGGCGGCGATCCTCCCGACGAGGGCCCGGACCTCGTCGGGACGGCTGTGGTCGGTGCGTACGGGAATGCCCAGGCCGCCCGC
This genomic interval from Streptomyces sp. NBC_00193 contains the following:
- a CDS encoding SDR family oxidoreductase; protein product: MNTDARPLAGKVALVAGGTRGGGRGIAVELGAAGATVYVTGRSSTGGRSDLDRPETIEQTAEKVTAAGGLGIPVRTDHSRPDEVRALVGRIAAEQDGRLDVLVNSVWGGDPLTDWEHPLWEQDLDTGLRLLRQAVETHVITSRFALPLMVARKSGLVVEVTDGNTARYRGTFFYDLAKSAVIRLAVAQAAELRPHGVAAVAITPGFLRSEALLEHFGVTEANWRDGAAQDPNFVHSETPAYLGRAVAALAADPDVMAKTGRALATWGLYEEYGFTDADGTQPDFAAHWAENLQEEYGPLGDPL